In a single window of the Paramisgurnus dabryanus chromosome 23, PD_genome_1.1, whole genome shotgun sequence genome:
- the coq9 gene encoding ubiquinone biosynthesis protein COQ9, mitochondrial, whose amino-acid sequence MAALIRGLRAGKALRGLGSVAVQAKLSPQCINVRRGFHRAALLRLADDFKSESVPPPSYHEVHKGEESSTSSAQGDSFNTAAGQEDGQPNTSYQDQSGEHGEDYETEEQLQARILTAALEFVPQHGWTVEAIASAAETLDLSPASTGMFNNGAGDLVLHFIAQCNAQLAETLAEQHKQIQLGQAEPKKTAEFLRDAVELRLRMLIPYIDTWPQAMSILLLPHNIPDSLKHLSTMVDDIWYYAGDRSTDMNWYTRRAAILGIYNTTELVMLQDSSPDFEETWAFLDNRIKDVVNMANTAKQVQATGEAVVQGLMGAAITLKNLTGMNQRR is encoded by the exons ATGGCGGCGCTGATTAGAGGTCTGAGAGCTGGAAAGGCCTTACGGGGTCTCGGCAGCG TTGCAGTTCAAGCCAAACTCAGTCCCCAGTGCATCAATGTGAGACGTGGATTCCACCGTGCAGCCCTGCTGAGACTCGCAGATGACTTTAAAAGTGAATCTGTACCACCTCCATCCTACCATGAGGTCCATAAAGGTGAAGAGAGTTCAACCTCTTCAGCGCAGGGAGACTCCTTTAACACAGCTGCTGGCCAGGAAGATGGCCAACCAAACACCAG TTATCAGGATCAGAGCGGCGAGCATGGCGAAGACTACGAAACAGAAGAACAACTCCAAGCTCGCATACTGACCGCAGCACTGGAGTTCGTACCACAGCACGGCTGGACTGTGGAGGCCATAGCATCTGCAGCAGAG ACGCTTGACCTGTCACCAGCCTCCACTGGGATGTTCAACAATGGAGCGGGAGACCTGGTCTTGCATTTTATAGCGCAATGCAACGCTCAGCTCGCAGAGACGCTCGCAGAGCAGCATAAACAGATCCAGCTCGGCCAGGCAga GCCTAAGAAAACAGCAGAGTTTCTGAGAGATGCAGTTGAGTTGAGATTACGGATGTTGATACCTTACATTGACACATGGCCCCAG GCTATGAGCATCCTGCTGTTGCCCCACAACATCCCCGACAGCCTGAAGCACCTGTCTACGATGGTGGATGACATCTGGTACTACGCGGGCGATCGCTCAACAGAC ATGAACTGGTACACTCGGCGGGCGGCAATTTTGGGCATCTATAACACAACCGAACTCGTAATGCTGCAAGACTCCTCTCCAGACTTTGAAGAGACCTGGGCCTTTCTGGACAACCGTATAAAAGATGTAGTCAACATGGCCAACACAGCTAAACAG GTCCAAGCCACTGGAGAAGCTGTGGTCCAAGGACTCATGGGCGCTGCAATTACG CTGAAAAACCTAACGGGGATGAACCAGAGACGATGA